In the Marinobacter sp. Arc7-DN-1 genome, TGCCGACTGGGTTTCCGGTGTCAGCCCGGATGCCATGAACTTTCGCCGATACGCTTCCAACAGGGCGTCCGGTTCAAAGTTTACGTAACGAAGGACCTTGGCCACGGTATCTCCGGTGATGGGCGCGCCGATCTCGTACCCGCCCTCCGGTGTCAGGCGGACATCCACGGAATGGGTGTCGCCGAACAGATTGTGCATGTCCCCCAGAATTTCCTGGTAGGCCCCGGTCATGAAAAAACCCATGAGTAGTGGTTCTCCGGGCTGGTCTTCCGGTAAAGGCAGGGTGGTTTCAGTGCCCTGGCCATCCACGTACCGGTCGATGCGGCCATCGGAATCACAGGTGATGTCCTGGATCACGGCGCGGCGATTCAGGGGGCGATTCAGGCCGTTGACCGGCATGACCGGGAAAATCTGGTCAATGCCCCAGACATCCGGCAGTGACTGGAACAGGGAGAAATTCACGAACAGCTTTTCCGCCAGTTTTTCGTTGAGCTCGTCGATGATTTCCCGGTGGGCCCGGTTGCTGCTGTCCAGCTGGTTTCGCAGCAGGCGGCAGCAGCGGGTATACAGCGTTTCAGCCTCCGCCCGCTCCTGCAGTGAAAGCAGGCCGTGGGCAAACTGGCCATGAACATCAGCCATGGCATGCAGCACATCGTGGTAGATCTCCGCCAGTGAGCGCGGGGAGCCGGTATCTTCCAGACTCTCCAGGTCGCGCCAGAGATCGTGCAGCGGGGCCGGTGCCTCAGGTTCCGGCCGCTTCGGCACGCGATTTTCCGGCGCTTCGCGATCAATCACGTTGGTCACCAGCACCGAGTGGTGGGCGGTCAGGGCGCGCCCGGATTCGCTGACCAGATCCGGGTGGGGAATGCCGTGGCGGTCACACTCCGCCTGCAGGACATGCACCACGTTGTAGGCGTATTCATAAACGCTGTAGTTCATGGAACAGCTGCTGCGGGAGCGGGTACCCTCATAATCGACGCCCAGACCACCGCCGATATCGACCGTACCGATCGGGGCGCCCATCTGGCGTAGCTCACTGTAAAACCGGGCGCATTCCCTGAGGCCGGTCTGGATGTCCCGGATATTGGCAATCTGGGAGCCGAGATGGAAATGCAGCAGTTGCAGGGTATCCAGTGCATCGGCCTCGCGCAGGGTGTTTACCACATCCAGTACCTGGCTGGCGGACAG is a window encoding:
- the speA gene encoding biosynthetic arginine decarboxylase, which codes for MSEASATPAHKVYNIAHWSDGYIGVNAEGQVMIRPDRGHTPAQINLPQLTRTLTESGLQLPVLIRFVDILHDRVNKLCNAFNKVADEQAYRGCYTAVYPIKVNQQRRVVEELLAAEPAASKGQIGLEAGSKPELMAVLAMSRQPGSVIVCNGYKDREYIRLALIGQTLGHRVFIVVEKQSELPLILEEATNLGVAPLIGVRARLATIGKGNWQNTGGEKSKFGLSASQVLDVVNTLREADALDTLQLLHFHLGSQIANIRDIQTGLRECARFYSELRQMGAPIGTVDIGGGLGVDYEGTRSRSSCSMNYSVYEYAYNVVHVLQAECDRHGIPHPDLVSESGRALTAHHSVLVTNVIDREAPENRVPKRPEPEAPAPLHDLWRDLESLEDTGSPRSLAEIYHDVLHAMADVHGQFAHGLLSLQERAEAETLYTRCCRLLRNQLDSSNRAHREIIDELNEKLAEKLFVNFSLFQSLPDVWGIDQIFPVMPVNGLNRPLNRRAVIQDITCDSDGRIDRYVDGQGTETTLPLPEDQPGEPLLMGFFMTGAYQEILGDMHNLFGDTHSVDVRLTPEGGYEIGAPITGDTVAKVLRYVNFEPDALLEAYRRKFMASGLTPETQSALLAELSAGLEGYTYLEE